From Amyelois transitella isolate CPQ chromosome 4, ilAmyTran1.1, whole genome shotgun sequence, one genomic window encodes:
- the LOC106138648 gene encoding 1-acyl-sn-glycerol-3-phosphate acyltransferase beta, whose protein sequence is MFRHWNVAQNMTVVVKKELYYFWPFGLAASLAGVVFIDRSQPKAAYKSMKTTMHVMQDNKTKIWVFPEGTRNKKINQFLPFKKGAFAIAVAAQVPIIPVVYSPYYFINDNKYIFAKGHIIMQCLEPVSTKGLTENDIPALIEIVREKMFTTFKELRKEVLNSLPVDYPYSIEC, encoded by the exons ATGTTCCGGCATTGGAACGTAGCTCAAAACATGACAGTGGTAGTAAAGAAAGAGTTGTACTATTTCTGGCCCTTCGGCCTGGCTGCCAGCTTGGCGGGGGTCGTTTTCATTGACAGGTCACAACCTAAAGCCGCCTACAAATCCATGAAAACTACTATGCACGTTATGCAGGATAACAAG ACAAAAATATGGGTATTTCCTGAAGGCACTAGAAATAAGAAGATCAATCAGTTTTTACCGTTCAAAAAAGGTGCATTTGCTATAGCCGTCGCCGCACAAGTACCCATCATACCAGTCGTGTATTCACCTTACTACTTCATAAACGACAATAAGTACATTTTTGCCAAAG GTCATATCATAATGCAATGCCTTGAACCGGTGTCCACAAAAGGATTAACTGAAAATGATATTCCCGCCCTCATTGAGATTGTTAGAGAGAAAATGTTCACCACTTTCAAGGAACTGAGAAAAGAAGTATTGAATAGCTTACCAGTAGATTATCCATATTCAATAGAgtgttaa